In Thermodesulfobacteriota bacterium, one genomic interval encodes:
- the gspM gene encoding type II secretion system protein GspM, translating to MLKPLSVVKGYMAGLQSPAVKRAAAVWAQIMADRRRRYILAAGAGLLLLGLVYRLYPSDGGMDGGDGGLDAARKRVAKYRQVVNGRSALEARLSTLKKSLQQAEAGLLTGQTPALAAADLQNALGEIAQAGGVEIKSMQVLPSPEGKTESEVFISVPVQISTTLTARQLKDMLYRIETFPRFFLTVQWIRINTVGAGDPGMIRCDMAVAGIMKKVKE from the coding sequence ATGTTAAAACCGCTCAGCGTTGTAAAAGGGTATATGGCCGGCCTGCAATCGCCCGCCGTCAAAAGGGCGGCGGCTGTCTGGGCGCAGATCATGGCCGACAGGCGAAGGCGGTATATCCTTGCCGCCGGGGCGGGGTTGCTTCTGCTGGGCCTGGTGTACCGGCTGTATCCTTCCGATGGCGGGATGGATGGCGGCGACGGGGGGCTTGATGCCGCCAGGAAAAGGGTCGCCAAGTACCGGCAGGTGGTCAACGGCAGGAGCGCCCTGGAGGCCCGGCTGTCTACCCTGAAAAAATCGTTGCAGCAGGCCGAAGCCGGTCTGCTAACCGGGCAGACCCCGGCCCTGGCGGCGGCGGATCTTCAGAACGCGCTCGGTGAAATCGCCCAGGCCGGCGGCGTCGAGATCAAGAGCATGCAGGTGCTGCCGTCCCCGGAAGGGAAAACGGAATCGGAAGTGTTTATCAGCGTGCCGGTTCAAATCAGTACCACGCTGACCGCCAGGCAACTGAAGGATATGCTGTACCGGATTGAGACGTTCCCCCGGTTTTTTCTGACCGTACAGTGGATCCGGATCAACACCGTCGGGGCCGGGGATCCCGGAATGATCCGGTGTGACATGGCCGTTGCCGGCATCATGAAAAAAGTGAAGGAGTGA
- the gspD gene encoding type II secretion system secretin GspD yields the protein MKPMTAILCGMFFFIFSSTGCAGSAARSQDSSVSPLPAASDQTAGTVTVVAGKTSAGDEGETETIPTAFGEVKRQKTRTAAAEQSGLQAEEGYEIISTPFGYVKRKKRPTGKDPEPTASPAKAAGESPAPETAPAAELSTPASTRPSVALPASQEPAVSKPGTGQPETALPATGDDDIPVLTVPGAADGHGASDRPGQIRFDFDDADLASVVRVMADHLNISYIIDPGITGKVTIHTAGHIKASDVFPIFYQMLEVNGLTAVREQNVYRIVKLKDASRMPIASRPTGDSADIPPEERIILQIIPLRFISAEEISKVITPFVSPDGAIIAEGASNTLLVVDKGINIYKILNLVEVFDVSIFEKTTYRFYTLENVDATDMADTLGKVAPLSPDGAKGEVRFIPIEWMNALLVVSSSADVFGRVDALIRQLDIPSEGARPQIYVYPVKNGMAVDLGETLRAIFGVSGEQIKQDQREVVPTNPFAKGYKSKAKETSKTETTEKAETTDRPETSVKPAAATVTTTSTGKGPSSTLRGDVRITEDQIRNALVIEAIPSDYKLIENILERLDVLSRQVLIDVIIAEVTLGEGMEMGVEWTFKKGDWTDNGSLAAKIGSSGLQYAVGFSSEWLAALNAMANDSKLNIISSPSVLASDNKQARIDVTTEVPIPSTNYTYVTDGDNVLETSVEYRDTGVILDVTPHINEYGLVTMDINQEVSNVGSLIKVAGEDYYSFDTRKIVTTLTVRHSQSIVIGGLISNQKKKAASGVPWLVKIPIIRWLTGTAEDEEKKSELIVMITPHVITSLEDVDAVSAEFKNKIDDIKTVFK from the coding sequence ATGAAACCGATGACAGCGATTCTGTGTGGCATGTTCTTTTTCATTTTTTCCTCCACGGGTTGCGCCGGCTCCGCTGCCCGGAGCCAGGACAGTTCTGTTTCGCCGCTGCCGGCGGCTTCCGACCAGACGGCCGGAACCGTTACCGTCGTGGCGGGGAAGACTTCCGCCGGCGATGAGGGAGAGACGGAAACCATACCCACCGCCTTCGGTGAGGTGAAACGCCAGAAAACCAGGACGGCCGCGGCGGAGCAGAGCGGCCTTCAGGCAGAGGAGGGGTATGAGATCATATCCACTCCCTTTGGTTATGTGAAAAGAAAGAAACGGCCGACGGGAAAAGATCCCGAACCGACCGCTTCCCCGGCCAAGGCGGCCGGCGAGTCTCCCGCGCCTGAAACGGCCCCGGCAGCTGAATTATCGACGCCGGCGTCTACCCGGCCTTCTGTCGCATTGCCCGCGTCGCAGGAGCCGGCGGTTTCCAAACCGGGAACCGGCCAGCCAGAAACGGCGTTGCCGGCGACCGGGGACGACGACATCCCGGTCCTGACCGTGCCCGGAGCAGCGGATGGCCATGGCGCTTCCGACCGACCGGGTCAGATCCGGTTTGATTTTGACGACGCCGACCTGGCTTCCGTGGTCCGGGTCATGGCCGATCATTTGAACATCAGCTATATTATCGATCCGGGCATCACCGGCAAAGTGACCATTCATACAGCCGGTCATATCAAGGCTTCGGATGTGTTTCCCATTTTTTACCAGATGCTGGAGGTGAACGGTCTGACGGCCGTCCGGGAACAAAACGTCTATCGTATCGTAAAACTCAAGGATGCTTCGCGAATGCCGATTGCGTCGAGGCCGACGGGAGATAGCGCGGACATCCCGCCCGAGGAACGGATCATTCTCCAGATCATCCCCTTGCGGTTCATATCCGCCGAGGAGATCAGCAAGGTCATTACTCCTTTTGTCTCTCCGGATGGCGCGATTATCGCGGAAGGGGCATCCAACACCCTGCTGGTGGTGGATAAGGGGATCAATATTTACAAAATCCTCAATCTGGTGGAGGTGTTTGACGTCAGCATTTTTGAAAAAACCACATACCGGTTTTACACCCTGGAAAACGTTGACGCGACGGATATGGCCGACACCCTCGGCAAGGTGGCACCGCTTTCTCCCGATGGCGCCAAGGGCGAAGTCCGGTTCATTCCCATTGAATGGATGAATGCCCTGCTGGTGGTCAGTTCGAGTGCCGACGTCTTTGGCCGGGTGGATGCCCTGATCCGTCAACTGGATATTCCCAGTGAAGGGGCCAGACCCCAGATTTATGTTTACCCGGTGAAAAACGGCATGGCCGTGGACCTGGGCGAAACGCTGCGGGCCATATTCGGCGTGAGCGGCGAGCAGATCAAACAAGATCAGCGGGAAGTCGTGCCCACCAATCCCTTTGCCAAAGGTTACAAAAGCAAGGCAAAAGAGACGTCGAAAACGGAAACAACGGAAAAAGCGGAGACCACGGACAGGCCGGAAACGTCGGTCAAACCGGCGGCGGCCACGGTTACCACGACTTCAACCGGAAAGGGCCCCTCGTCCACCTTGCGGGGCGATGTCCGGATTACCGAGGACCAGATACGAAACGCCCTGGTCATCGAAGCCATTCCCAGCGATTACAAACTCATCGAAAATATTCTGGAGCGACTTGATGTCCTGTCGCGACAGGTCCTGATCGATGTGATCATCGCCGAAGTGACCCTGGGGGAGGGGATGGAAATGGGCGTCGAATGGACCTTCAAGAAGGGCGACTGGACGGATAATGGTTCCCTGGCGGCCAAGATCGGATCTTCCGGTCTTCAGTATGCCGTCGGCTTTTCCAGCGAATGGCTGGCCGCGCTGAACGCCATGGCCAACGACAGCAAGCTCAATATTATTTCCTCCCCCAGCGTCCTGGCTTCGGACAACAAACAGGCCAGAATCGACGTGACCACCGAGGTGCCCATTCCCAGTACCAATTACACCTACGTGACTGACGGCGACAACGTGCTGGAGACCAGTGTCGAGTACCGGGATACGGGGGTTATCCTCGATGTTACCCCGCATATCAATGAATACGGTCTGGTCACCATGGACATCAATCAGGAGGTCAGTAACGTGGGCTCTCTGATCAAAGTGGCCGGCGAGGACTACTACTCCTTTGACACGCGCAAGATCGTGACGACCCTGACGGTCAGACACAGCCAGTCCATTGTCATCGGCGGGCTGATCAGCAACCAGAAGAAAAAGGCGGCCTCCGGGGTCCCCTGGCTGGTCAAGATACCGATCATCCGCTGGCTGACGGGAACGGCCGAGGACGAAGAAAAGAAGTCCGAACTGATCGTCATGATTACCCCTCATGTCATTACCAGCCTGGAGGATGTGGATGCCGTCAGCGCCGAGTTTAAAAATAAAATTGACGACATAAAAACAGTGTTTAAGTGA
- a CDS encoding type II secretion system protein: protein MKKGFTLIEVLVAMSILAVSLVVILQLFSGGLKSSRLSDRYTRGIFYAREKMDEILLAEALSQGVISGEFEDGFKWRSEARRLEIVDTGDAPVPFYAYDIKVEVGWQEGEKEKHFTVSTIKLVAPEGGRI, encoded by the coding sequence ATGAAAAAAGGTTTTACCCTGATCGAAGTCCTGGTCGCCATGTCCATCCTGGCCGTTTCCCTGGTGGTGATTCTGCAGCTCTTCTCGGGAGGGCTGAAATCCAGCCGGCTGTCGGACCGGTACACCCGCGGGATATTTTATGCGCGGGAAAAGATGGACGAGATCCTGCTGGCCGAAGCGCTCAGCCAGGGCGTCATTTCCGGAGAATTTGAGGACGGTTTTAAATGGCGTTCGGAAGCCCGGCGCCTAGAGATCGTCGATACGGGCGACGCCCCCGTTCCTTTTTATGCTTACGATATCAAGGTTGAGGTGGGATGGCAGGAAGGGGAAAAGGAAAAGCACTTTACCGTCAGCACCATCAAGCTGGTTGCCCCGGAAGGAGGCCGGATCTGA
- a CDS encoding PilN domain-containing protein, with translation MYLQASVGVNIENNRVSLVYLRRTLKGFSFAGHAAYLLEKEGHKDKAIEISRLVNGFLNAHGILSADIFLGIQRDRAILRYIELPLAVKENLRGSLAYEMEKYVPLDIADIYYDFQIIAEDKISGTLTVLLIAVRKEWIDPYLDGENRLGLGISGVEISSTALAGALLCQPAGQKTDARAFLSISDGYFELGLVKGGLLNYSRHVKTDRPENRLHGLVNDEISLLRKALGPDPDPLEVVCCGTGGSPAELLGERQDVSPVSPNLSGTGLPPDLPAVAWGLALKGVRKTPMNINFLPPGVRKKVSKKAFYAMFGLIGLLALTTLVWGGSLFLHQRRVAGRLEAELKRLGAEVETIQQTRDQVRAMEVRLEAINSLRRGHVPVLEILRQLSGEVPADAWFTRFSIVDGKGDVEGSANSASALIPLLAASPRLGEVSFLSPITKDNDGKEKFRIGFTVK, from the coding sequence TTGTACTTGCAGGCAAGCGTCGGCGTCAATATCGAAAATAACCGGGTTTCGCTGGTTTACCTGAGAAGAACGCTCAAGGGGTTCTCCTTTGCCGGGCATGCCGCCTACCTTCTCGAAAAGGAGGGGCATAAAGATAAAGCCATTGAAATCAGCCGGCTGGTCAACGGGTTTTTAAACGCTCACGGGATCCTGTCGGCCGATATTTTTCTGGGTATTCAGCGGGATCGGGCGATACTTCGCTATATCGAACTGCCGCTGGCCGTGAAAGAGAATCTGCGGGGCTCCCTGGCCTATGAAATGGAAAAGTACGTGCCGCTGGACATCGCTGATATCTATTATGATTTTCAGATCATTGCCGAAGACAAAATATCCGGGACCCTGACGGTGCTTCTGATCGCCGTCAGAAAAGAATGGATCGACCCGTACCTGGACGGTGAAAACCGCCTGGGCCTGGGCATTTCGGGCGTTGAGATCAGTTCCACGGCCCTGGCCGGCGCGTTGCTCTGCCAGCCGGCCGGACAAAAGACCGATGCCCGGGCCTTTTTATCGATCAGCGACGGATATTTTGAGCTGGGCCTGGTGAAAGGCGGTTTGTTGAATTACTCCCGGCACGTGAAAACAGATCGTCCGGAAAACCGCCTGCACGGTCTGGTCAATGACGAAATAAGTCTGCTGCGAAAGGCCCTGGGCCCGGATCCGGATCCTCTGGAAGTGGTCTGCTGCGGGACTGGCGGCAGCCCGGCTGAACTGCTCGGGGAAAGGCAGGATGTCAGCCCCGTCTCCCCGAACCTGTCCGGAACCGGCCTGCCCCCGGATCTTCCGGCGGTTGCCTGGGGCCTGGCGCTGAAGGGAGTCCGGAAAACGCCCATGAACATCAATTTCCTTCCCCCCGGCGTCAGGAAAAAAGTCAGCAAGAAGGCCTTTTATGCGATGTTCGGCCTGATCGGTCTCCTGGCGCTGACGACCCTGGTGTGGGGCGGAAGCCTTTTTTTGCATCAGCGGCGGGTTGCCGGCCGGCTGGAGGCTGAACTCAAACGGCTTGGCGCGGAAGTCGAGACGATTCAGCAGACCCGGGATCAGGTCAGGGCGATGGAAGTCCGGCTGGAGGCGATCAACAGCCTGCGCCGGGGCCATGTGCCCGTACTGGAAATCCTGCGGCAATTGAGCGGCGAAGTCCCAGCGGACGCCTGGTTCACCAGGTTTTCGATCGTTGACGGCAAGGGAGACGTGGAAGGATCCGCCAATTCAGCCTCGGCGTTGATTCCGCTTCTGGCGGCCTCTCCCCGGCTGGGGGAGGTGTCTTTTCTGTCTCCCATCACCAAAGATAATGACGGCAAGGAAAAGTTCCGAATCGGGTTTACGGTAAAATAA
- a CDS encoding type II secretion system F family protein, with protein sequence MPAYSYKATDAGGKLIAGTLDAASEKDAVALIQGMQCIPIRISPAGGSRLGLNADLSGALSLLINRVSTREVVAFTQDLSTLLSAGVPLDRALAILIDVAAGDRFREIVRDILKSVQSGSFLSGALEKYPRVFSPFYVSMVRAGEAGGVLEDVLMRLGAFMESSQDFRDYIKSAMIYPLFLLLVGGVSIIILLTFVMPKFSVIFADMGQAIPLSTRILLALGAILKTWWPLILGGTAAAFVLIRRWLSTPAGGRRLDSWKMRFPVVRELVRKIEVARFARTLGTLEQSGVPILQALSLVRDIIRNRVISEALEAVYTRVKKGEKLSRSLTEIAAFPPLAIQMIIVGEETGRLGEMLLRVAENYEKASRETIRRLVSLLEPAMILGMGVVVGFIVISMMMAIFGMNDMPF encoded by the coding sequence ATGCCCGCCTATTCGTATAAAGCCACCGATGCCGGGGGAAAGCTGATCGCCGGTACCCTGGACGCCGCCAGCGAGAAGGACGCCGTGGCCTTGATCCAGGGCATGCAGTGTATCCCCATCCGGATCAGCCCCGCCGGCGGAAGCCGCCTGGGCCTGAACGCCGACCTGTCCGGCGCGCTTTCGCTTCTGATCAACCGGGTCTCCACCCGGGAGGTGGTCGCCTTCACCCAGGACCTTTCCACGCTGCTGTCGGCCGGGGTGCCGCTGGACCGGGCCCTGGCCATATTGATCGATGTCGCCGCCGGGGACCGGTTCCGGGAAATCGTCCGGGATATTCTCAAAAGCGTTCAGAGCGGCAGTTTCCTGTCCGGGGCCCTGGAAAAATATCCCCGGGTGTTTTCTCCCTTTTATGTCAGCATGGTCCGGGCCGGGGAGGCGGGCGGCGTTCTGGAAGACGTGCTCATGAGGCTCGGCGCTTTTATGGAAAGTTCCCAGGATTTCCGGGACTACATCAAGTCCGCCATGATCTATCCCCTGTTCCTGCTGCTGGTGGGCGGCGTTTCCATTATTATCCTGCTGACCTTTGTCATGCCTAAATTTTCAGTCATTTTTGCCGACATGGGCCAGGCCATACCGTTATCCACCCGGATACTGCTGGCCCTGGGCGCGATCCTGAAAACCTGGTGGCCGCTGATTCTGGGCGGGACGGCGGCCGCATTCGTCCTTATCCGCCGGTGGCTGTCAACACCCGCCGGCGGCCGGCGCCTGGACTCGTGGAAAATGCGCTTTCCGGTTGTCCGGGAGCTGGTCAGAAAAATCGAGGTGGCCCGGTTCGCGCGCACCCTGGGCACGCTGGAACAGAGCGGCGTACCCATTCTGCAGGCGTTGAGCCTGGTCCGGGACATTATCCGCAACCGGGTGATTTCCGAGGCCCTTGAAGCCGTTTATACCCGGGTGAAAAAAGGCGAAAAGCTTTCCCGGTCGCTGACGGAAATCGCCGCTTTCCCGCCCCTGGCGATTCAGATGATCATCGTCGGCGAGGAAACCGGCCGGCTGGGGGAGATGCTCCTGCGGGTGGCGGAAAATTACGAGAAGGCCTCCCGGGAAACGATCCGGCGGCTGGTCAGCCTGCTGGAACCGGCCATGATTCTCGGGATGGGCGTGGTGGTGGGCTTTATCGTCATCTCGATGATGATGGCCATATTCGGCATGAACGACATGCCGTTCTGA
- a CDS encoding HAMP domain-containing sensor histidine kinase: MKNPGIHVRVLLATVMIIGLTTSTLSYIGVSITHQFAQKRFEEHISFLAKYLALNAELGILLDDRAMLERLAVNLLSERDVVGVVILDANGREMIRAPGVFSEKFPVMEAPVLLAETREESRAFGYEGQSRERRIGQVQIRYSTAGIDQLWETMVLYFIWIAAGLTCLAGLVFYFISRSLVAPVKELAKAAGRVALGNFNSRAEPGNLPEARELAVAFNVMLDSLERHRLSLEKATEQARRNKTLAEMGEFSLMIAHELKNPLGIIKSSLDMLRKDFDIPKDNILAFYIEDEIARLNRLIGDFLMFARPVAPAFQRTDLNALLREIVKRFELQAAGTVPDISVQIPPEPCFAQADSDLLMRAVSNILKNAYDVNGNDCRVEVKAIRAGNLWTAEIADNGEGIVAENIDKIFNPFFTTRTKGAGLGLAYTARAVRAHGGMISADNPPGGGALFRVEIPVIS, from the coding sequence GTGAAAAATCCGGGCATCCATGTCAGGGTCCTTCTGGCCACCGTGATGATCATCGGGCTGACCACCTCGACGTTAAGCTATATCGGTGTCAGCATCACCCACCAGTTCGCCCAGAAACGGTTCGAGGAGCACATTTCGTTTCTGGCCAAGTATCTGGCCCTCAACGCCGAACTGGGTATCCTGCTCGACGACCGGGCCATGCTCGAGCGGCTGGCCGTCAACCTGCTGTCGGAAAGGGACGTGGTCGGCGTGGTGATCCTGGACGCCAACGGCCGGGAGATGATCCGGGCACCCGGTGTTTTTTCCGAAAAATTTCCCGTCATGGAAGCGCCGGTATTGCTGGCGGAGACGCGGGAGGAGAGCCGGGCTTTCGGGTACGAGGGGCAATCCCGGGAACGACGGATCGGCCAGGTGCAGATCCGGTACAGCACTGCCGGTATCGATCAGCTCTGGGAAACCATGGTCCTCTATTTTATCTGGATCGCCGCCGGCCTGACCTGTCTGGCGGGGCTGGTTTTCTATTTTATCTCCCGCTCCCTGGTGGCGCCGGTCAAGGAACTGGCCAAGGCGGCCGGGAGGGTGGCCCTGGGCAATTTCAATTCCCGGGCCGAGCCGGGCAATCTGCCCGAAGCCAGGGAACTGGCGGTGGCCTTCAACGTCATGCTGGATTCCCTGGAGCGGCACCGATTGTCCCTGGAAAAAGCCACGGAGCAGGCCCGGCGGAACAAGACCCTGGCCGAAATGGGCGAGTTTTCCCTGATGATCGCCCACGAGCTGAAAAATCCGCTGGGCATCATCAAGAGCTCCCTGGATATGTTGAGAAAAGATTTTGACATCCCCAAGGATAATATACTGGCTTTTTACATTGAGGATGAGATCGCGCGGTTGAACCGACTGATCGGAGATTTTTTGATGTTTGCCCGTCCGGTGGCGCCCGCTTTCCAGCGCACGGACCTAAACGCCCTGCTCCGTGAGATCGTCAAGCGGTTCGAGCTTCAGGCCGCCGGCACTGTTCCCGACATCAGCGTGCAAATTCCGCCCGAGCCCTGTTTTGCCCAGGCGGATTCGGACCTGCTGATGAGGGCCGTGAGCAATATTCTGAAGAATGCGTATGATGTCAACGGTAACGACTGCCGGGTGGAGGTGAAGGCAATCCGCGCGGGAAATCTCTGGACGGCGGAGATCGCCGACAACGGGGAGGGAATCGTTGCCGAAAATATCGACAAGATTTTCAACCCCTTTTTTACCACCCGGACCAAGGGCGCCGGCCTGGGCCTGGCGTACACCGCCCGGGCGGTCAGGGCCCATGGCGGCATGATCAGTGCCGACAATCCGCCCGGGGGAGGCGCCCTGTTCCGGGTGGAGATCCCGGTGATTTCATGA
- a CDS encoding prepilin-type N-terminal cleavage/methylation domain-containing protein gives MRNAGIMIHTGREGRPVPRQIPAGSGFTLLELMISMTILAMMVVILFGGFRVGVRAWEKGENDLDARQRQRIVLDLLRRQLASVCATEVLDPNGQEVLFRGGPRSMAFVSHVSLVPGSLNGLAYVTYAVDRDKSGGPAERLVFSETEVVQAGGTAAARNMDGAGYAELLSGAERIEFSYLKSRPDNREAPWQETWDPAVETAPPRAVRIMVKGSESRAPIYMIAAAGR, from the coding sequence ATGCGCAATGCCGGCATCATGATCCATACCGGCAGGGAGGGGCGGCCAGTTCCCCGGCAGATCCCCGCCGGGAGCGGTTTTACCCTCCTGGAACTGATGATCTCCATGACCATCCTGGCCATGATGGTGGTGATCCTGTTCGGCGGTTTCCGGGTCGGTGTCCGGGCCTGGGAAAAGGGCGAGAACGATCTGGACGCCCGCCAGCGGCAGCGCATCGTACTGGATCTGCTCCGGCGTCAGCTGGCCTCCGTTTGCGCCACGGAGGTCCTGGACCCGAATGGTCAGGAGGTCCTGTTCCGGGGCGGCCCCAGGTCCATGGCCTTTGTATCTCATGTTTCCCTGGTTCCCGGCAGCCTGAACGGCCTGGCTTACGTGACCTATGCCGTTGACCGGGACAAGAGCGGGGGACCGGCGGAGCGCCTCGTTTTTTCCGAGACGGAAGTCGTTCAGGCCGGCGGAACGGCGGCTGCCCGGAACATGGATGGCGCCGGTTATGCCGAGCTTCTTTCCGGAGCGGAACGTATCGAATTTTCTTATCTGAAAAGCCGTCCCGATAATCGGGAGGCCCCGTGGCAGGAAACCTGGGATCCGGCCGTTGAAACGGCGCCACCCCGGGCCGTCCGGATCATGGTGAAAGGGAGCGAATCCAGGGCGCCGATTTATATGATCGCCGCCGCGGGAAGATAA
- the gspG gene encoding type II secretion system major pseudopilin GspG, giving the protein MNISRNEKGFTLIELLIVMVILGLLAALVGPKMWNKVGSSKLKAAKAQIALFETGLDTYRLDVGRYPTTPQGFGALRVKPEGVDGWDGPYLAKEIPLDPWGRSYVYESPGRHGDYDIYSLGADGQPGGEGEDRDVVSWTN; this is encoded by the coding sequence ATGAATATTTCAAGAAACGAAAAGGGGTTTACCCTGATTGAACTGCTGATTGTCATGGTCATCCTGGGACTGCTGGCGGCCCTGGTCGGCCCGAAAATGTGGAACAAGGTCGGTTCTTCCAAACTGAAAGCCGCCAAGGCCCAGATCGCGCTTTTTGAAACGGGTCTGGATACCTACCGGCTCGACGTCGGCCGTTATCCGACCACCCCGCAGGGGTTCGGCGCCCTCCGGGTCAAGCCCGAGGGCGTGGACGGGTGGGACGGACCCTATCTTGCCAAGGAAATCCCTTTAGATCCCTGGGGACGTTCCTATGTCTATGAATCCCCCGGACGGCACGGTGATTATGACATTTACTCCCTGGGGGCCGACGGCCAGCCCGGCGGAGAAGGCGAGGACAGAGATGTGGTCAGCTGGACGAATTAA
- a CDS encoding ABC transporter substrate binding protein, giving the protein MKVPAIIRKSCPPRVFSGRLLLFLLCLTFPAAIGPRGVDAGAPRAAVFVSQDIRPYIEAVEGINAALAEEGKADVEVFSLAKIEGKSRDLLLERVTDAEFALSIAIGPEAVKLVSQAESPGKPPWMYSMILNPPSVCRKAETACGVSLDLPARQQLEMIARGLPAVKRLGLLFDPQCNGDFSGTAASEAGSFHLSLVPLPVSSKKDIPAVLKEHWQDIDALWLIPDQTVISESIVQYIIKEALLAGVPVVGYNRFFYESGAALAFVFDYKDLGRQTGRLAAGVLGGRPCEKESPVFRVWRNRRVINKLGLGVPETAAPPIEEGP; this is encoded by the coding sequence TTGAAAGTACCGGCTATTATCCGTAAATCCTGCCCGCCGCGCGTTTTCAGCGGGCGGCTGCTTTTATTTCTGCTCTGCCTGACTTTCCCGGCGGCGATCGGTCCGCGCGGGGTCGATGCCGGTGCGCCCAGGGCGGCGGTCTTTGTCTCCCAGGATATCCGGCCATATATTGAAGCCGTGGAGGGCATAAACGCGGCTCTGGCGGAGGAGGGGAAAGCGGATGTTGAGGTGTTCTCCCTGGCCAAGATCGAGGGGAAAAGCCGCGACCTTCTTCTGGAGCGGGTGACCGACGCGGAATTCGCCCTTTCCATCGCTATCGGGCCGGAAGCCGTGAAACTCGTGTCTCAGGCGGAATCTCCGGGAAAGCCGCCCTGGATGTATTCCATGATTCTCAATCCGCCCAGCGTGTGCCGGAAGGCGGAAACGGCCTGCGGCGTTTCCCTGGATCTACCGGCGCGCCAGCAGCTCGAGATGATCGCCCGGGGGCTGCCCGCCGTCAAACGCCTGGGTCTTCTCTTCGATCCCCAGTGCAACGGCGATTTTTCAGGTACCGCCGCCAGCGAAGCCGGTTCTTTCCATTTGAGCCTTGTTCCCCTGCCGGTTTCGTCCAAAAAGGATATCCCCGCTGTTTTAAAAGAGCACTGGCAGGATATCGACGCCCTGTGGCTGATTCCCGATCAGACCGTCATATCGGAAAGCATCGTGCAGTACATTATCAAGGAGGCCCTGCTGGCGGGCGTGCCGGTGGTCGGTTATAACCGGTTTTTTTACGAGAGCGGCGCCGCCCTGGCTTTTGTCTTTGACTACAAAGACCTGGGCCGGCAGACCGGCCGGCTGGCGGCCGGCGTACTCGGCGGCAGACCCTGTGAAAAAGAGTCTCCGGTCTTCCGCGTCTGGCGGAACCGCCGGGTGATCAACAAACTGGGGCTCGGCGTTCCCGAAACGGCTGCACCGCCGATCGAGGAGGGACCGTGA
- a CDS encoding GspH/FimT family pseudopilin, whose amino-acid sequence MWSAGRIKAAGAERLRSRYPGGFTLLELIVVLAIISLMSALIVPRLSGPLGNLELKTTARTISASLRYARSRAAAEKTVYAALFDLDKNRLVIVDPPLTMGDFRVNHRVTMERKLLASLDRQKDFRTYLPPDGVRLAEGTFRGDRFQTGLFPVYFFPGGGSSGGEITVVNTQGRRYRVSVDMITGSVRLFRVTA is encoded by the coding sequence ATGTGGTCAGCTGGACGAATTAAGGCCGCCGGGGCGGAACGCCTGCGCTCCCGGTATCCGGGCGGCTTTACGCTGCTCGAGCTGATCGTCGTACTGGCCATTATCAGTCTGATGTCCGCCCTGATCGTTCCCCGATTGTCCGGGCCACTGGGTAATCTGGAACTGAAGACAACGGCCCGGACCATCTCGGCGTCCCTGCGGTACGCCAGAAGCCGGGCTGCGGCGGAAAAGACGGTTTACGCCGCCCTGTTTGATCTGGACAAAAACCGCCTGGTCATTGTGGACCCCCCTCTTACCATGGGAGACTTCCGCGTCAACCATCGGGTAACCATGGAGCGCAAGCTGCTGGCGTCTTTAGACCGGCAGAAAGATTTCAGGACCTATCTTCCGCCCGATGGCGTCAGGCTGGCCGAGGGAACCTTCCGGGGGGACCGCTTCCAGACCGGCCTTTTTCCGGTCTATTTTTTTCCCGGCGGCGGCAGCAGCGGCGGCGAGATAACGGTGGTCAACACGCAAGGCCGGCGATACCGGGTCTCCGTCGACATGATCACCGGATCGGTGCGGCTTTTCAGGGTGACGGCGTGA